In Bacillus sp. KH172YL63, one genomic interval encodes:
- the hisF gene encoding imidazole glycerol phosphate synthase subunit HisF: MLTKRIVPCLDVKDGRVVKGIQFLELRDAGDPVELAKVYDEQGADELVFLDISASHEGRKTMVEVVRHVAAELAIPFTVGGGINAVEDMKAILRAGADKVSLNTAAVLRPELVREGAEYFGSQCIVVAIDAKYDEGSESWKVYTHGGRKLKDLDAVKWAQEVEALGAGEILLTSMDSDGEKKGFNLALTKAVSEAVSIPVIASGGAGNAEHFKEVFTEGKADAALAASIFHYKETSVEEVKSYLREQEVHVR, encoded by the coding sequence ATGTTAACGAAACGGATTGTCCCTTGTTTGGATGTAAAGGACGGCCGTGTGGTGAAGGGGATCCAGTTCTTGGAACTACGCGATGCCGGTGATCCGGTCGAGCTTGCGAAGGTGTATGACGAGCAGGGTGCCGATGAACTGGTTTTCCTTGATATTTCCGCTTCACATGAAGGCCGGAAAACGATGGTCGAAGTCGTCAGGCATGTAGCGGCAGAGCTTGCGATCCCGTTCACGGTAGGCGGGGGCATCAACGCGGTGGAAGATATGAAAGCAATACTCCGTGCAGGAGCAGATAAGGTTTCCCTGAATACGGCAGCCGTCCTGCGCCCGGAACTGGTACGTGAAGGGGCGGAATATTTCGGTTCCCAGTGCATCGTCGTCGCGATTGATGCGAAGTACGATGAAGGAAGCGAATCCTGGAAGGTATACACCCACGGTGGCAGAAAGCTGAAAGATTTGGATGCCGTCAAATGGGCACAGGAAGTAGAGGCGCTCGGTGCAGGTGAAATCCTGCTCACGAGCATGGACAGCGACGGGGAGAAGAAAGGTTTCAATCTTGCTCTTACGAAAGCTGTAAGTGAAGCAGTCTCGATCCCGGTGATCGCTTCAGGCGGTGCCGGCAATGCAGAGCACTTTAAAGAGGTGTTTACGGAAGGCAAGGCTGATGCGGCCCTGGCAGCTTCCATTTTCCACTATAAAGAAACAAGCGTAGAAGAAGTGAAGAGCTATTTACGAGAGCAGGAGGTGCACGTACGATGA
- the hisD gene encoding histidinol dehydrogenase, which yields MKLIKDISGASIKRSVDGGTEEQRKAVQEIIASVQEKGDEAVREYTEKFDGVQLDSIRVSQAEIDEAFASLDQEMISIIEEAGENIREFHEKQKRNSWFTTNEDGTMIGQRLTPLDSVGVYVPGGTAAYPSSVLMNVLPAKVAGVKQITMVSPPGKDGKLSAGVLVAAKLAGVENIFKVGGAQAVAALAYGTETISPVDKITGPGNIFVALAKREVFGDVDIDMIAGPSEIVILADEHQRADEIAADLLSQAEHDVFASAVLVTNSERLAEEVSEQVERQLSSLPREEIARQSISDYGAIYVTKDMEEAIDVVNQLAAEHLEILTEKPLETMAKVRHAGAIFLGRFSSEPVGDYFAGPNHVLPTNGTARFSSPLNVDEFMKKTSVISYSETALEKNYQKIAKLARLEGLEAHARAVEIRFDKEK from the coding sequence ATGAAGTTGATTAAGGATATAAGCGGGGCGTCGATTAAGCGCTCGGTTGATGGTGGTACGGAAGAGCAGCGGAAAGCGGTCCAGGAGATCATTGCTTCTGTTCAGGAGAAAGGTGACGAAGCGGTCCGCGAATATACGGAGAAGTTTGATGGTGTACAGTTAGACAGCATCAGAGTGTCCCAGGCTGAAATCGATGAAGCCTTTGCTTCTTTGGATCAGGAAATGATTTCGATCATTGAAGAAGCAGGTGAGAACATCAGGGAGTTCCACGAAAAGCAGAAGAGGAATTCTTGGTTTACAACGAATGAAGACGGAACGATGATCGGTCAGCGACTGACACCGCTCGATTCTGTCGGGGTCTATGTCCCAGGCGGAACGGCCGCCTACCCTTCATCCGTCTTGATGAATGTACTGCCTGCCAAAGTGGCCGGAGTGAAACAGATCACGATGGTTTCTCCTCCAGGTAAGGACGGGAAGCTGTCGGCAGGCGTGCTCGTTGCCGCCAAACTTGCAGGAGTGGAGAACATTTTCAAAGTGGGCGGTGCCCAGGCAGTTGCGGCACTTGCTTACGGAACCGAAACGATCAGTCCGGTCGATAAGATCACCGGACCCGGCAACATCTTTGTCGCTCTAGCCAAACGTGAAGTGTTCGGGGATGTGGACATTGATATGATCGCAGGGCCGAGTGAAATTGTCATTCTTGCAGATGAGCATCAGCGGGCAGATGAAATTGCCGCCGATCTTCTTTCCCAGGCTGAGCACGATGTATTTGCTTCTGCAGTACTCGTGACCAATTCTGAGCGTCTCGCTGAAGAAGTATCTGAACAGGTCGAAAGGCAGCTTTCTTCCCTTCCGAGAGAAGAGATTGCCCGTCAGTCCATTTCGGATTACGGTGCGATTTATGTAACGAAGGATATGGAAGAAGCGATCGATGTTGTGAATCAGCTTGCAGCGGAGCACCTCGAGATCCTGACGGAAAAACCCCTTGAAACGATGGCGAAGGTCCGTCACGCAGGTGCGATCTTCCTCGGCCGATTCAGCTCAGAGCCTGTCGGCGATTATTTTGCAGGACCGAATCATGTCCTGCCGACAAACGGTACGGCACGGTTCTCGAGTCCGTTGAACGTGGACGAGTTCATGAAGAAGACCAGTGTGATATCCTACAGTGAAACAGCACTGGAGAAAAACTATCAAAAAATCGCGAAGCTTGCCCGTCTGGAAGGGCTGGAAGCCCATGCCCGTGCGGTAGAGATCCGATTCGATAAAGAGAAGTAA
- the hisA gene encoding 1-(5-phosphoribosyl)-5-[(5-phosphoribosylamino)methylideneamino]imidazole-4-carboxamide isomerase has product MSFTIYPAIDMRGGKCVRLVQGDYNQETVYGDSPFDMAKKFVDEGAEWIHMVDLDGAKEGSRINDEFVIAVAEKLDAKVQIGGGIRSREDIEHYLNRGIDRVIIGSIAVSDTALVKEWLAEFGDRIAIGLDAKDGYVATHGWLETSALKAVDLGKELAEAGAETFIFTDIATDGMLSGPNVEAVVEMAEQTGKSVIASGGISSLEDLRTLKQYENKGVTGAICGKSLYTGKFTVSEAVNEVKSC; this is encoded by the coding sequence ATGAGTTTTACAATCTATCCAGCCATCGATATGCGCGGTGGTAAATGCGTACGTCTGGTGCAGGGGGATTATAATCAAGAAACGGTATACGGGGATTCCCCGTTTGATATGGCGAAGAAATTCGTTGACGAGGGGGCCGAATGGATCCACATGGTCGACCTTGACGGGGCGAAGGAAGGCTCACGGATCAATGATGAATTCGTCATCGCCGTGGCAGAAAAGCTCGATGCGAAAGTCCAGATCGGGGGAGGTATCCGGTCCAGGGAAGATATCGAGCACTACCTTAACCGTGGTATCGACCGGGTAATCATCGGAAGCATTGCCGTGTCAGATACAGCGCTCGTCAAGGAATGGCTTGCCGAGTTTGGCGACCGGATCGCCATCGGCCTTGATGCGAAGGACGGATATGTGGCAACCCACGGCTGGCTAGAAACGTCAGCGCTGAAAGCAGTCGACCTTGGGAAAGAGCTTGCAGAAGCTGGTGCGGAAACATTCATCTTTACCGACATTGCGACAGACGGCATGCTGAGCGGACCGAATGTTGAGGCGGTCGTTGAGATGGCTGAACAAACAGGGAAAAGCGTGATCGCTTCCGGAGGCATCAGTTCACTTGAAGACTTGAGAACGCTCAAGCAATATGAAAACAAAGGGGTGACCGGCGCAATTTGCGGGAAATCACTTTATACAGGCAAGTTCACGGTGAGTGAGGCAGTAAATGAGGTGAAATCATGTTAA
- a CDS encoding tetratricopeptide repeat protein, which produces MRKGSNLGSEQAKVLSFVPTGEYYYNKGMKAYQRRELKKSLKYLNRAFQLEPVEPMIACQLSIVYTELGEYKRSNDLLHNILDELDPHMSECHYFLANNYAHLGLFKEAYEQVSAYLDKEEYGEFVEDAEDLLELLELDSDLILDDLYEHDDLIVQQEKARDLLESGHFQKAVEALQQVIKDYPEFWSAYNNLALAYFYLGEVKKASATLEEVLGKNPGNLHALCNTAVFYFYQDQKDELAQLVQGLEKVRPLLHEHRYKLGATFALIGHSEKAYEWLKFLQKVGFEGDGSFYYWLSYSAHDTGHADTARSAWKKVLEINPEKEGLEPWNDKKKAEGFENHVTSILKKLQSDYTEEKLFGLFLTSVSNQQRAILTHADFCDVGDLSVVEKLYLAEVLNQNGDTQENNEIHNMHQVALHLYSKHKPVSSVESGLFLTWFTIAYRGMKEREAFKNTKAFAAATEYVWKRLRNEKVTKKQLCDRFEVSQSTLTKYVDIVESYLP; this is translated from the coding sequence ATGAGAAAAGGGTCAAATTTAGGTAGTGAGCAAGCGAAGGTATTGTCTTTTGTCCCGACTGGTGAGTATTACTACAACAAAGGGATGAAAGCCTATCAACGTCGGGAGCTTAAGAAATCTTTAAAATATTTAAATCGTGCATTTCAATTAGAACCGGTGGAACCGATGATTGCCTGTCAATTGTCGATCGTATATACAGAGCTTGGGGAATACAAGCGCTCAAACGATCTCCTGCATAATATATTGGATGAACTGGATCCCCATATGTCCGAGTGTCATTACTTTTTAGCCAATAACTATGCCCATTTGGGATTGTTTAAAGAGGCCTACGAGCAGGTTTCTGCTTATTTGGATAAAGAAGAGTATGGTGAATTCGTCGAGGATGCAGAAGATTTGCTGGAACTTCTGGAACTTGATTCCGATCTGATCCTGGACGATTTATATGAGCATGATGACCTCATCGTCCAGCAGGAAAAAGCAAGGGATCTTCTTGAATCAGGGCATTTCCAGAAAGCCGTGGAAGCATTACAGCAGGTGATTAAGGATTATCCTGAATTTTGGTCTGCGTACAATAATCTTGCCCTTGCATACTTCTATTTAGGAGAAGTGAAGAAAGCGTCCGCTACGCTTGAAGAGGTGCTGGGGAAGAATCCGGGTAATCTTCATGCCCTGTGCAATACGGCTGTCTTTTATTTCTATCAGGACCAGAAAGATGAGCTCGCCCAGCTCGTGCAGGGTCTCGAGAAGGTGCGTCCGCTGCTTCATGAGCACCGCTACAAGCTCGGCGCCACGTTTGCGCTGATCGGACATTCTGAGAAGGCTTATGAATGGCTGAAGTTTCTGCAGAAGGTCGGTTTTGAAGGGGATGGAAGCTTCTATTACTGGCTGTCTTATTCCGCACATGACACAGGGCATGCCGACACGGCCCGCAGTGCGTGGAAGAAAGTATTGGAAATCAATCCGGAAAAAGAAGGGCTTGAGCCTTGGAACGATAAGAAGAAGGCGGAAGGATTCGAGAATCACGTTACGTCGATTCTGAAAAAGCTGCAAAGTGACTATACTGAAGAAAAGCTATTCGGTTTGTTCCTGACGTCTGTTTCCAATCAGCAAAGGGCGATTCTTACACATGCAGATTTCTGTGATGTCGGGGACCTTTCGGTTGTGGAGAAACTGTATCTGGCAGAGGTGCTGAATCAAAACGGCGATACTCAGGAAAATAATGAAATCCACAATATGCATCAGGTCGCGCTTCATCTCTACAGCAAACATAAGCCTGTCTCCAGTGTGGAATCGGGATTATTCCTTACATGGTTCACGATTGCGTACCGGGGGATGAAAGAACGGGAAGCTTTCAAGAATACAAAAGCATTCGCAGCGGCAACCGAATATGTTTGGAAACGTCTGCGGAATGAAAAGGTGACGAAGAAACAGCTTTGTGACCGCTTCGAAGTTTCACAGAGCACGTTGACCAAATACGTGGACATCGTGGAGAGTTACCTCCCTTGA
- the hisIE gene encoding bifunctional phosphoribosyl-AMP cyclohydrolase/phosphoribosyl-ATP diphosphatase HisIE, whose protein sequence is MTNDWMASVTYDEKGLVPAIVQDAATKEVLTLAYMNEESLKKTVESGETWFYSRSRQALWHKGETSGNTQTVKSITWDCDKDALLVMVDKKGPACHTGEESCFHEGVYGTVGSSSANILLTLEKLIEERELEMPEGAYTTYLFEKGVDKILKKVGEEATEVVIAAKNRDSEELKWEIADLLYHVLVLMREQKLPLDDVLDVLVERHNK, encoded by the coding sequence ATGACAAACGATTGGATGGCTTCAGTTACATACGATGAAAAAGGCCTGGTGCCTGCCATCGTCCAAGACGCAGCCACGAAAGAAGTATTGACACTCGCTTATATGAACGAAGAATCATTGAAGAAAACGGTGGAGTCAGGGGAAACCTGGTTCTACTCCCGTTCCCGTCAAGCGCTCTGGCATAAAGGGGAAACAAGCGGAAATACCCAAACGGTGAAAAGCATCACGTGGGATTGCGATAAAGACGCTCTCCTTGTGATGGTGGATAAAAAGGGTCCGGCATGTCATACCGGGGAAGAAAGCTGTTTCCACGAAGGCGTATACGGCACAGTGGGATCATCGTCAGCAAACATCTTACTGACGCTTGAAAAACTGATTGAAGAACGTGAACTCGAAATGCCCGAGGGAGCTTACACTACCTATCTCTTTGAAAAAGGGGTGGACAAAATCCTGAAAAAAGTCGGCGAAGAAGCCACAGAAGTGGTCATCGCGGCGAAAAACAGGGACAGTGAAGAACTGAAATGGGAAATCGCAGACCTTCTCTACCACGTACTGGTTCTTATGAGGGAACAAAAACTTCCACTCGACGACGTCCTCGATGTCCTCGTGGAACGACATAATAAATAA
- the hisB gene encoding imidazoleglycerol-phosphate dehydratase HisB — protein MRSAEVVRKTNETDIRLNFGIDGEGNSKIETGVPFMSHMLDLFTKHGQFDCTIEADGDVEVDDHHTTEDIGICLGQALLKSLGDKKGIKRYGSAMVPMDEALAQVVVDLSNRPHLEFRAELPSQKVGTFDTENVHEFLWKFALEARMNLHVIVHYGHNTHHIIEAIFKALGRALDEATTIDPRVKGIPSTKGML, from the coding sequence GTGAGAAGTGCAGAGGTTGTGCGCAAGACGAATGAGACGGATATCCGTTTGAATTTTGGAATTGATGGAGAGGGGAACTCGAAGATTGAGACGGGTGTCCCGTTTATGAGTCATATGCTGGATTTGTTCACGAAACACGGACAGTTTGATTGTACGATCGAGGCGGACGGGGATGTCGAGGTCGATGACCACCATACAACGGAGGATATCGGAATCTGCCTCGGTCAGGCATTGTTGAAGTCACTGGGGGATAAAAAAGGCATCAAGCGTTACGGATCAGCGATGGTTCCGATGGATGAAGCACTTGCCCAGGTCGTGGTTGACCTCAGCAATCGTCCGCACCTTGAGTTCCGTGCAGAGCTTCCGAGTCAGAAGGTCGGGACATTCGATACTGAAAATGTCCATGAGTTCCTTTGGAAGTTCGCCCTGGAAGCCCGAATGAATTTACACGTCATCGTCCACTATGGTCACAACACCCACCACATCATCGAAGCGATCTTCAAGGCGCTGGGACGCGCCCTTGATGAAGCAACGACGATCGATCCCCGTGTCAAAGGGATCCCGTCGACGAAAGGGATGTTATAA
- the hisH gene encoding imidazole glycerol phosphate synthase subunit HisH, with protein sequence MIGIVDYGMGNLFSVSKALERLNVPYFISDVQEELLNADGLILPGVGAFKDAMSLLEATHLKDTILTFADSGKPLLGICLGMQLLFDESKENGETKGLGLLPGEVIHIPKEDSNGLAYKVPHMGWNLIRYQKQSPLLDGLTEGYVYFVHSYYVHEGSKDVIAASADYAGVEIPAVVSRENIYGMQFHPEKSGELGMQLLENFTKRVKESEVVS encoded by the coding sequence ATGATCGGCATCGTAGATTATGGAATGGGGAATCTGTTCAGCGTCAGCAAAGCACTTGAACGGCTGAACGTCCCTTATTTTATCAGTGATGTACAAGAAGAGCTGTTGAACGCAGACGGTCTTATTCTGCCGGGTGTCGGCGCATTCAAGGATGCCATGAGCCTGCTTGAAGCGACCCACCTGAAAGATACCATCCTTACATTTGCAGACAGCGGCAAACCCCTGTTGGGTATCTGTCTAGGGATGCAGCTTCTGTTTGACGAAAGTAAGGAAAACGGTGAGACGAAAGGATTGGGGCTTCTCCCTGGTGAAGTGATCCACATCCCTAAGGAAGACAGCAATGGTTTGGCATACAAGGTTCCTCATATGGGCTGGAACCTGATTCGCTATCAGAAGCAATCGCCGCTGCTTGACGGTCTGACAGAAGGGTATGTGTACTTCGTTCATTCTTATTATGTGCACGAAGGTTCAAAAGACGTGATTGCCGCCAGTGCAGATTATGCAGGTGTTGAGATTCCTGCCGTCGTTAGCCGTGAAAATATATATGGCATGCAGTTTCACCCGGAAAAAAGCGGTGAACTTGGCATGCAGCTGCTTGAGAATTTTACAAAACGGGTGAAGGAATCGGAGGTGGTTTCATGA
- the hisG gene encoding ATP phosphoribosyltransferase translates to MSALTIAMPKGRIFEEAVELLRKADYDLPPEFDDSRKLIIEVPQENLRFILAKPMDVPTYVEHGVADLGIAGKDVMLEEERDVYELLDLKISGCYLAVAGLPDTKMNDVAPKIATKYPNVASSYFREQGEQVEIIKLNGSIELAPLIGLADRIVDIVSTGRTLKENGLVEYETIVDITSRLIVNPVSYRMKDDKIEDLVARLTRIIG, encoded by the coding sequence ATGAGCGCATTAACAATTGCCATGCCGAAAGGAAGGATCTTCGAAGAAGCGGTTGAACTGCTGAGAAAGGCAGACTATGATCTGCCGCCGGAGTTTGATGACTCACGGAAGCTCATCATCGAGGTCCCCCAGGAGAATCTGCGTTTCATCCTCGCAAAGCCGATGGATGTTCCGACGTATGTGGAGCACGGCGTCGCTGACCTCGGGATTGCCGGGAAGGATGTCATGCTTGAAGAAGAGCGTGACGTATATGAGCTCCTCGACTTGAAAATCAGCGGATGCTACTTGGCTGTGGCAGGACTGCCGGATACGAAAATGAATGATGTGGCCCCGAAAATCGCGACCAAATATCCGAATGTCGCGTCATCTTACTTCAGGGAACAGGGGGAGCAGGTTGAAATCATCAAGCTGAATGGTTCCATCGAACTTGCCCCGCTGATCGGACTCGCCGACCGCATCGTCGACATCGTCTCTACGGGAAGAACGCTGAAGGAAAACGGACTGGTAGAATACGAAACGATCGTAGACATCACCTCCCGCCTCATCGTCAACCCGGTCAGCTACCGCATGAAAGACGACAAAATCGAAGACCTCGTCGCCCGCCTGACACGCATCATCGGGTGA